CTCGAAACCATACTTCAGTGTATTCGTTGATATAATTTTATCAAAGCGATCTTCCTCCAGATTCACCATCGCAATCGTAAGCGCGTCAATCTGATTTGGAAATTCCGGACTGGTATCAGAGACACTTTTTACCCTGCTATGAATCTCGGCAGCCGTAAGTGAAGCAATTTTAGATATTTTTAGCCCATTGCGGTTTAGATATGAAACATTCAGGATCAGTTTCAGATCCTCGTCGTCATAGTATCGGATGTTTGTATTCGTCCGTTTAGGTTCCAGAATACCATACCGCTGCTCCCATATCCTCAGGGTGTGTGCCTTAATCCCCGATAGCTGCTCCAGGTCTTTGATAGAATAGTTACCCAAAATTTATTTTTCTTACAAAAAATCCGTTTAACTGTTTAAAGAGGTAATAACCATCAATTAATAAGAATGTTCTGATTTCTCAAAATTTGTCTAATCATTAATGAATCGGTACCTTCGAGAAATATCTGTTGATATGTATAAAATCCCTGCCATATTTATCCTCCTCCCTGTTTTTGCATTTTTTAGCTGCAAAAAAAATACGCAACAATCAGGGGATAAAATTCCAGATCCGCCAGTCGCGACTGAGACTCCCCCTTCAGCCATCTCGCCTAAAGAGAAGATTACCGGCATCCTGCTGGCTTATTACAATGATCTTTCCAATGAAGAGTTGGATGAAACAAAATATTTTGCGCCTACCCTTAACAAATTTTTCAACTCTGAAGATATTTCCCGCGAAAAAGTAGCAAACAGCGTCAGGGCAGGCTTTAAAACGATGGACAACCGCTCCATTTACCTCAACAACAAAAGCCTCCAGATTATCCCTTCAGGTGATGGATATATCGCTGAGTTTTCCGGAGTCTCTGCTTATACCCCTGCCGGAAAAACTGAAAAAGTCGAACAACTTTTCAGCAATCGGGTATCCTTTAATAAAGACTTTTTAATTACGGGCTACGAAGCCATCGAGAACCCTTCCGCCAACACCCTCAACCGGGAAGGGCAATCCGCCAGTCAAATGGACGCTGCCAAGGCGATTCTCGGAGCAATTCGATCGGGTAATCCCGAAAAAGCTACAGCTTATATTCATCCTCAAAAAGGGTTTTACCTGCTTACCCAGCCTGGAGCGGTAAGTGTTCCGTACTTCTGCAACAATCTTTCAGACATTTACCAGTACGCCCCCTGGATGAAAAAAGGTAAACCGGAACTGGACGCCCAGCCTGTTGAAGCGAAACTTCCTGACTTCGACTGTGGGGATCTTTTTTCCAAACAAGGGTGTTTTATGGCTAATGTTTCCGGATATAAGGATATTTCCAGCCTGATGCGCAGTCTCAGAGAGTTACAACTGGGCAATTATGACGACGCTCAAATAGCCAAAGCCACTGATATAGAAAGTTTTGTTTCCGTACAGATTATCGATACAGACGCAAATCTTGGGTTTCTGCTGGGGCTTATTGACGGAAAATGGTACCTGCTTATAATGGATATGGCCACGTATGAATGTTCGGCCTAGCGTATGAGTATCTTGGCAGAATAAACACCTGCGTGATTTTCAAGCTTCAGCAGATATATCCCCGGAGAAAAGCTGGTGGTAGGAAAATAGATATTTCGCTGCCCCGGAAGCGTCTGTATCTCCGCAATATATTGCCCGGTGATATTGACTATTGAAGCCGTCATTTCATATTTTCCACAATCTCCTGTTTCTATCCTGATTCCTGATTCAGTTTCTGTGACCAATATATTGCAGAGAGAAGCCAGGTCTCTGATACCGGTATTCATAATTCCTACTTCACTGATAGCTACATCTCCGTGGATAGGCCCGGCCAGTTCCATAAGCGTAGCAATAGAAGCTTTGACCACCTGAAGCATAAAAGTAAAATTCAGCGTGCCAATCGAATCCCCAGAGGTATGATAGTTGAAGTTCCGAAAATTGGCTCCATCGGTGATCATGAGTGCAGGAATTCCTGTTGCCCAAAACCATGCGTGATCTGAGCGAAGCAAGTCCGGAACCAACGCGGGGTTGTTGGGCGCAGTGAGCGTGATGACACGCAGATCAGGAACATATTTTGCCGCACAGGAGTCAAACTTTTGTTTGAGTAAAGTACTGTTACCATCGGCCACATTGGTAATAAAATTGCCCCGTGAACTGTCGGCAACCACCTCGTTATAAGCTGTAGGAAACAACAGATTAAAACCCGCAGGAAAAACCTGAGTATTGGGAGCCTGGTCAAAATAACCAATCATTTCCAGGTTCACGACACCCTGAATCGTCTCCCACGACTGAATACCCTGATTTACATACAATTGACTTCCCAGTGTGCCGGGTTCTTCCTGATCAAAACCAATAAATCGAAGGTTATTTTTAAAGTATAATGGCGCCATTAAACGAACCGCTTCAAGCATGCCAGCGACAGCAGAGCCATTGTCGTCAGCAGCGGGACTGTTAAACACACCATCTACATGGCCATCGAGGATCCAGGTTTTTGTGTCATCCACATGGCCCAGGTGCAGGCCGATGATATTTTCGAGGGTATAATTGCCAAAAGTAAGAGGTTGCCGGTAGGTAGTGAGACCTGCGGCGATAAAACGGTTTTCAACCGAATCTTTTACAGCCTGAAGGTGAGCCAGACCGGCAGTAGAATGACGAATGCCTTCGATCCAGGAAAGATCATTTTTGAGCCGAAGGCTGTCGGCCTGATCTACAATCGACTGAATGTCGATTTCTTCCCTGTCGTCGGCGACGAGTTTTACGCGTGCCAGCACCGTACTGATTGGCTGAGGCGCATGCCAGATAATCTGCTTTCCTGTACCAGGAGTAACCGGAAAGCCCACATCACCTGCAGCTGTCGAAACATCGACAAGGTAGGTGTCGCCAGCGTTATTTGACAATCGAAAAAAAATCTCCACACTGTCGCCTTCAGCGTCTGTGAGATCATAGGATACAGTAAGCTGATTGTCTGTATAACTAAACGATGCATGCAGATTGAGAATCTGCGGAGGGGTATTTTGTGCAAAAAGGCCGGAAGTGAGGCAAAGTAGCAGGAGCAGTATATTCGTTTTCATCGCCAGAAAGATTGAGCTTAAAAATATACAACTTATTCAGACATAAAAATAAAGCGGGAATCCGGATATACTCCAGATTCCCGCTGTGATATAAAGATATTACTCCGAATAATAGGGAGCAACAACTCAATTATGATGCGATTGCGCGGATTTTAGCTTCCAGAGAAGCAATAACCGGCTCATTGATTTTCTCAACGGTAACTTTAATACCTCTGGTAACAGGGTTGGTTTTCAGACTAAATTTTCTTTTTCTCGCTCTTGTGCGAAGTCTGTTTTTCTTTATGGTGAATTTCTTTGACATGATCTGTGGCTCGTTTTTCTTACAGTGGGTGCAAAAGTAGAAATATTCTTTGGAAACTCAAACCTATTCTTTGGAAAATTACTCAAGTTCTTCATTGAAATACACTTTATAGAAATACATTCTTCTTTGTTCGTCATATCCGCGCTCCATAAAGTCGGCTACTTCTTCTATTTTGCGGTTATTCATGCGTATTTCTATTTCTGTATCAAGTCGAATCAGACTGGCAAATTGTTTTTTCATTACCCTGACTCCGTATTTTGAAATCGGAAATCCTTCTTCTGCGGGTGGAAGCCCCTGCTCCTGCTCAAAGTTGAGTCTGTAGTCGTCAAATTTCTGACTCTCCTCTGAAGTAGGGAATACGGTAAGCTTGAAGTCTTCAATATCGAGTTCCTTATTTTTGGTAAAATAATTCAGGGACTTATTCAAAAATACCACCTGATCCTTTTTGTCTTTATCCTTTCCGATCACGTGTTCGCAATATTCTTTGGTAAGATTGAGAAATTGTTCGGTCTGATAGCGATTGTCCTGAATACGAATCACATGTAAAAAATCATCGCGCCAATACTGCGCATCTTCACTTCCTTTGTCAATCATCAGCACGCTATAACCGTCATCGGCGAATGTATTAAAGATCAGGCAGCCCTTGTCGAGTTTACGCAGGTTAACCCCCAATTCTACCGTCATCGTAACCTCTTGATCTTCTCCGCTCCCAAATTTCAAAAACTGATCTTTATGCTCAGACTTAAATATTCCGATAGCTTCCAGTTCGACCCCATCTACCACACACTCTCTGAAAAGCCCAACATATAACTCACCGCTTTTGATATGCGGATGCCCCGACTGGGCATATAAATGGTTGAGAATATGTACAGACTGGTCGAGAAAAGCTTCCCTTCCCATCGTAAAGATGCGGTTGCAGTAAATAAATAGCTCGTTGAAATTCAGGTCAGTGGCATGGGTAAACTTAAAAAACTCATCCGTTTTAAACGGGTTGAGAAAATAGTCTTTAAGGATCAGTGCCATATCCTCATCGAAGGGGAATAATTCGTGAGAGGCTACTACGCCTTCATTTTTGGCTTTATTACCCACTTTATGAAGGGCGAGGGTGGTCAGTCTGGCCTGAGAAAGGTTCAGCATAGAAAATCGGTTTTATCAAAATATGTAAGCCGCAAATATACAGGTTTGCCCTTTACAGAAAAGAAAAAGCGGCAGCAATCCTGTTGGCCGTCACGCCTTCCTGTCCATATTCTCTGGCAGCCGCATCGCCTGCCTTTCCATGGAGATAAACGCCCAGTGCAGTCGCTATCGAAGGTGAATAACCCTGGGCACACAGACTGCCAATGATGCCCGACAACACATCTCCCGAGCCACCTGTAGCCATTCCCGAATTTCCGGAGGTGTTTACGTAGGTGATCCCTTCTGGCGTTGCAATAATGGACCCGGCCCCTTTCAGGAGCGTAATCACTTTTCTTTTGACAGTCAGTTCTTCCGCTACTTCCAGTCTTTGCTCACTGACATCGTCTCTGCGGATAAGTCGCTGCATTTCCCCGGGATGAGGGGTAAGAATGGCTTTTTCGGGTAAATAGTTCCACAAATCTGTGCGAATCGCCAGAAAATTCAGCGCGTCGGCATCTACAACCACGGGTACCTCAATCATGGGTAAAATCGCCGCCAGAAAAGCCTGGGTTTCAATATCCTGTCCCATACCAGGTCCCAGAACCACGACCGATTTTCCGGCCA
The Bacteroidia bacterium DNA segment above includes these coding regions:
- a CDS encoding nucleoid-associated protein, producing MLNLSQARLTTLALHKVGNKAKNEGVVASHELFPFDEDMALILKDYFLNPFKTDEFFKFTHATDLNFNELFIYCNRIFTMGREAFLDQSVHILNHLYAQSGHPHIKSGELYVGLFRECVVDGVELEAIGIFKSEHKDQFLKFGSGEDQEVTMTVELGVNLRKLDKGCLIFNTFADDGYSVLMIDKGSEDAQYWRDDFLHVIRIQDNRYQTEQFLNLTKEYCEHVIGKDKDKKDQVVFLNKSLNYFTKNKELDIEDFKLTVFPTSEESQKFDDYRLNFEQEQGLPPAEEGFPISKYGVRVMKKQFASLIRLDTEIEIRMNNRKIEEVADFMERGYDEQRRMYFYKVYFNEELE
- a CDS encoding M28 family peptidase; translation: MKTNILLLLLCLTSGLFAQNTPPQILNLHASFSYTDNQLTVSYDLTDAEGDSVEIFFRLSNNAGDTYLVDVSTAAGDVGFPVTPGTGKQIIWHAPQPISTVLARVKLVADDREEIDIQSIVDQADSLRLKNDLSWIEGIRHSTAGLAHLQAVKDSVENRFIAAGLTTYRQPLTFGNYTLENIIGLHLGHVDDTKTWILDGHVDGVFNSPAADDNGSAVAGMLEAVRLMAPLYFKNNLRFIGFDQEEPGTLGSQLYVNQGIQSWETIQGVVNLEMIGYFDQAPNTQVFPAGFNLLFPTAYNEVVADSSRGNFITNVADGNSTLLKQKFDSCAAKYVPDLRVITLTAPNNPALVPDLLRSDHAWFWATGIPALMITDGANFRNFNYHTSGDSIGTLNFTFMLQVVKASIATLMELAGPIHGDVAISEVGIMNTGIRDLASLCNILVTETESGIRIETGDCGKYEMTASIVNITGQYIAEIQTLPGQRNIYFPTTSFSPGIYLLKLENHAGVYSAKILIR